The Alteromonas stellipolaris genome includes a region encoding these proteins:
- a CDS encoding LysR family transcriptional regulator → MKIEDLQVLLKVAELHSITAAANQLDISSSAASVALKRIEQQLGTQLFVRTTRKIRLSPEGERFLPLCQQAVDLLQQGVMRISEKQQDINGEVKMAMSSEMGRNLMRVLLNDIMNGHEDLSLRLQVSDSRVDFYRDGVDIALRAMTKSAVQELNMYGFKICNIPHFICASPTYIEKHGEPTTPEELANHNALLYKLYELTHDGWDLFKEKEKFKVKVKSNRAVNDGDIVRRWCVDGVGVAKKSVIDIAEDLLAGRLQRIMPAYHIPLTEMWLVLPSRQLITPAVRHIRDELKVKINQLRNALLDNNMISEEEWPIDEQIIK, encoded by the coding sequence ATGAAGATAGAAGACCTGCAAGTCTTGCTCAAGGTAGCAGAACTGCATTCAATTACTGCTGCGGCCAATCAACTAGACATCAGTTCTTCTGCCGCAAGCGTTGCACTAAAGCGCATAGAGCAACAGCTTGGCACTCAGCTATTTGTGCGAACCACCCGCAAAATTCGGTTATCCCCAGAAGGGGAGCGTTTTCTGCCCTTATGTCAGCAAGCGGTAGATTTGTTGCAGCAAGGTGTTATGCGTATCAGCGAAAAGCAGCAAGACATTAATGGCGAAGTGAAAATGGCCATGTCTTCCGAGATGGGCCGCAACCTTATGCGGGTATTGCTAAACGATATTATGAATGGGCATGAAGACTTGTCGCTGAGGTTGCAGGTAAGTGACAGCCGAGTCGACTTCTATCGCGACGGGGTAGATATTGCTTTAAGAGCCATGACGAAAAGCGCAGTTCAAGAACTTAATATGTATGGGTTCAAAATTTGTAATATTCCACACTTTATCTGTGCATCGCCTACCTACATAGAAAAGCATGGAGAACCTACTACTCCCGAAGAATTAGCCAATCACAATGCATTGCTTTACAAATTATACGAGCTAACACACGACGGTTGGGATCTCTTTAAAGAAAAAGAGAAATTCAAAGTGAAAGTTAAAAGTAACCGCGCAGTGAATGACGGCGATATTGTGCGCCGATGGTGTGTGGACGGCGTGGGAGTAGCGAAAAAGTCTGTTATCGATATTGCAGAAGATTTACTTGCTGGGCGACTTCAGCGGATCATGCCGGCTTATCACATACCCCTAACTGAAATGTGGCTGGTATTGCCTAGCAGGCAGCTTATTACCCCAGCTGTACGGCACATTCGCGATGAATTAAAAGTGAAAATTAATCAACTAAGAAATGCGCTTCTTGATAACAACATGATAAGTGAAGAAGAGTGGCCTATTGATGAACAAATCATCAAATAA
- a CDS encoding DUF4437 domain-containing protein — translation MVKATTLALAFSSAMVLSTSFVGTAAFAAQTASKVVATDDIEWGYLNPLRGNKSPGAADLWGDRTKNTATGMLVRFNKGFESPPHIHNITYRGIVIEGAMHNDDPSAEKMWMPAVSFWTQPAGENHTTAANGSTNLIYLEIDSGPYLVQPSSKHFDNGERPLNLHKNNMVWLNDGELHDINATGVSSTYLWGNTADMNGSMVKLPAGFKGTIGTQASEFRAVVIAGEVDYQSVEVTSPVSLNAGSYVESTGIFNHQLVNKSQQETIIYIRTNSAYRVFE, via the coding sequence ATGGTTAAAGCAACAACACTCGCACTTGCTTTTTCAAGCGCCATGGTACTTTCTACATCGTTTGTGGGCACAGCAGCGTTTGCAGCCCAGACAGCATCTAAAGTCGTTGCAACAGACGATATTGAATGGGGTTACCTAAACCCACTTCGCGGCAATAAAAGCCCAGGTGCAGCAGATCTTTGGGGCGATCGTACTAAAAATACGGCAACCGGTATGCTAGTACGTTTTAATAAAGGCTTTGAGTCTCCACCGCATATTCACAATATTACCTATCGCGGTATTGTGATTGAAGGTGCTATGCACAATGATGACCCAAGCGCTGAAAAAATGTGGATGCCAGCTGTTTCTTTTTGGACTCAACCTGCTGGCGAAAATCACACCACCGCAGCTAACGGCAGCACAAACTTAATTTATTTAGAAATAGATTCGGGCCCTTACCTAGTACAACCTTCGAGTAAACATTTCGATAATGGTGAACGTCCGCTAAATCTGCACAAAAACAACATGGTATGGCTTAACGATGGCGAGCTGCACGACATAAATGCAACAGGCGTTTCGTCAACGTACTTGTGGGGCAACACCGCCGATATGAACGGCTCAATGGTAAAGTTACCTGCTGGCTTTAAAGGCACTATTGGCACGCAAGCCAGCGAATTTCGCGCTGTGGTTATAGCTGGGGAAGTAGATTATCAATCTGTGGAGGTAACATCACCGGTATCGTTAAATGCGGGAAGCTATGTAGAATCTACTGGTATTTTTAACCATCAGCTCGTGAATAAAAGTCAGCAAGAGACGATTATTTATATTCGTACCAATAGTGCATATCGGGTTTTCGAGTAA
- a CDS encoding YfiR family protein, producing MRSLFIAVALTLAVSHSAYADLKKLDKVKAAYMFNFTKFMTWSSINSDPVNFCVQNDEAFQQFLTQLVESRPTSSGASIRIVMLDGKQSCTFAYLIENDDSLVNLATSTIIISDLPNLIDRPAVFTFYEENNRLRFEIDLAEAERLELTISSELLKVAKIK from the coding sequence ATGCGTTCATTATTCATTGCTGTCGCTCTGACTTTAGCCGTCAGTCACTCGGCTTATGCCGACTTAAAAAAACTCGACAAAGTTAAAGCGGCTTACATGTTTAACTTCACAAAGTTTATGACATGGAGCAGTATTAATTCTGACCCGGTCAATTTTTGTGTGCAGAATGATGAAGCATTTCAGCAGTTTTTAACCCAGCTAGTTGAAAGCCGACCCACAAGCAGCGGTGCATCCATTCGCATCGTTATGTTAGACGGAAAACAAAGCTGCACCTTTGCCTATCTCATCGAAAATGATGACAGCCTGGTAAACCTTGCCACTTCAACCATCATTATTAGTGATTTACCCAATCTTATTGATCGCCCAGCGGTATTTACGTTTTATGAAGAAAACAACCGGCTAAGGTTTGAAATTGATTTAGCAGAGGCTGAACGTCTTGAGTTAACGATTAGCTCGGAATTGTTGAAGGTAGCGAAAATAAAATGA
- a CDS encoding bifunctional diguanylate cyclase/phosphodiesterase — protein MIFRSTSFFTKQLFAVLSVNFLSLCLVAGLLYSNFVDDHKTNLVNVLSSQSTLLASASRSSVLFNDAQSTQDLLFAASQLQATLTAKIYDAEFNLFAEYARDGVLDLTSPRQLPLGETFKDDALYFLEPIVFDKEIIGYLLLSASTYSLDTQQHQAMMAVIGVLLLSMLLSYLLNFRLQKLFTSPIDKLISLIRKVATSREYHTRLPEVRNDELGELFSGVNDILATVENHQEQLKAHNTELESLVELRTRQLYQRANYDALTHLPNRHLFLDQLELAVSKANKYGSPLAVMFLDLDRFKLINDSLGHDIGDKVLIEVSKKLTEIVTQQDSVSRWGGDEFVVMVEETHSKDDLAYLANEIITSLSEPMQLEGHQLHISTSIGIAIYETKSENGISLLKHADTSMYHAKENGPGQFCFFNNGMLENSLNRLSVEGQLRQALKLEDAFHMVYQPQICAYTGRVQGMEALIRWQNSDGNYIPPSDFIPIAEEAGIINSLSTWILNRVSTQMNQWRAQGVPLVPVAVNLPACFITQLDCAEQIADIMAFNQIPPELIEVELTENTFISSTEFALTSLKKLKKLGFKVSIDDFGTGYSCLSYISTLPIDKLKIDGSFVQKLGKSKSNDGIVSAIVMLAKGLNLATVGECVETEDQLVRLREMGCDVIQGYYCHPPLQVDAAATLMLETIES, from the coding sequence ATGATATTTCGTTCTACGTCGTTTTTTACCAAACAATTGTTTGCCGTCCTCTCGGTTAACTTCTTATCTCTGTGTCTGGTTGCGGGTTTGCTTTATTCAAATTTCGTTGATGATCACAAAACTAACTTGGTGAATGTGCTTAGCAGCCAGTCTACATTATTGGCGTCGGCCAGCCGCTCTTCGGTACTTTTCAATGATGCTCAGTCTACCCAAGATTTACTGTTTGCAGCATCGCAGTTACAAGCGACATTGACCGCAAAGATATACGATGCCGAGTTTAATTTATTTGCCGAGTATGCCAGAGACGGTGTCTTAGACCTCACCTCCCCTAGGCAGCTTCCTCTAGGGGAAACATTTAAGGACGATGCGCTTTATTTTCTAGAGCCTATCGTTTTTGATAAAGAAATTATTGGCTACCTTTTGCTATCTGCCAGTACGTACTCGCTAGATACACAACAGCATCAGGCAATGATGGCGGTAATAGGTGTATTGTTGTTAAGTATGCTGCTTTCATACTTACTTAATTTTCGTTTACAGAAACTATTTACCAGCCCCATCGATAAACTGATTTCACTGATTAGAAAAGTAGCAACATCCCGTGAATATCATACTCGCCTGCCAGAAGTACGTAACGACGAATTAGGCGAGTTATTTTCCGGCGTCAACGATATTCTGGCAACCGTTGAAAATCACCAAGAGCAGCTAAAGGCACATAATACTGAGCTTGAGAGCTTGGTAGAACTTCGGACTCGCCAGCTCTACCAACGCGCTAATTATGATGCGTTAACACACTTACCCAATCGCCACCTTTTTTTAGATCAGTTGGAGCTTGCGGTAAGCAAAGCCAATAAGTATGGCAGCCCACTGGCCGTCATGTTCCTAGATTTAGACCGCTTTAAACTTATTAACGACAGTTTGGGTCATGATATTGGCGATAAAGTGCTTATTGAAGTTTCAAAAAAACTAACCGAAATCGTGACGCAACAAGACAGTGTGTCTAGATGGGGTGGCGATGAATTTGTGGTTATGGTTGAAGAAACTCATTCTAAAGATGATTTAGCGTACCTTGCTAATGAAATCATCACCAGCTTGAGTGAACCCATGCAATTAGAGGGGCATCAACTTCACATTTCTACCAGCATTGGTATTGCGATATATGAAACCAAGAGTGAAAACGGCATATCGCTGTTAAAGCATGCCGATACCAGCATGTACCACGCTAAAGAAAATGGGCCTGGTCAGTTCTGCTTTTTTAACAACGGCATGTTAGAAAATTCACTGAACCGACTGTCCGTGGAAGGGCAATTACGACAAGCGTTAAAACTTGAAGATGCTTTTCATATGGTTTATCAGCCTCAAATTTGTGCCTACACAGGCCGCGTTCAAGGTATGGAAGCGTTAATACGTTGGCAAAATAGCGATGGTAACTATATTCCTCCTTCAGACTTTATTCCTATTGCTGAGGAAGCTGGCATTATCAATTCTCTCAGTACATGGATATTAAACCGAGTAAGCACTCAGATGAATCAATGGCGCGCACAAGGTGTTCCTTTAGTGCCCGTTGCGGTCAACTTACCGGCTTGTTTTATTACTCAATTAGATTGCGCCGAGCAAATTGCGGATATTATGGCGTTTAATCAAATCCCCCCTGAGCTTATTGAAGTTGAGCTCACTGAAAATACGTTTATAAGTTCTACGGAATTTGCCTTAACGTCACTTAAAAAGTTAAAAAAATTAGGCTTTAAAGTCTCTATTGATGACTTTGGTACAGGCTATTCTTGCCTAAGTTACATTTCCACCTTACCTATTGATAAGTTGAAAATTGATGGCAGTTTTGTGCAAAAACTCGGGAAGTCTAAATCTAACGATGGCATTGTGAGCGCAATTGTCATGTTGGCCAAAGGGCTTAACCTAGCCACGGTGGGCGAGTGTGTGGAAACAGAAGACCAACTTGTGCGACTGCGTGAAATGGGCTGCGACGTGATACAAGGCTATTATTGCCACCCTCCTCTACAGGTTGATGCGGCAGCCACATTGATGTTGGAAACTATCGAAAGCTAA
- a CDS encoding DUF3307 domain-containing protein, with the protein MEQLSIVIGLLVAHLLGDFYFQPTHWVESRNTKHLQSTALYLHALLHGVLALVALLAMSAITVLTTKESGMVDINFTALLMVAGGVLISHFVIDAVKSYAGTTTLAFAIDQAAHIGVIVILWAILTAQVEILFKQILLISHQHLAILLAYLIILKPTSIFIKQLLSPWSKELDEHAKPKTTSTLVQLPIQNTLAMAGQRIGYLERLLILTFVLINQFAAIGFLLAAKSIFRFGDLTKSEDKKLTEYVLLGTLTSVVITLAVGLTVRWFIGKL; encoded by the coding sequence ATGGAGCAACTTAGCATAGTAATAGGGCTATTGGTTGCCCATTTACTCGGAGACTTCTATTTTCAGCCAACTCACTGGGTGGAAAGCCGAAACACTAAACATCTTCAATCCACTGCATTATACCTTCACGCTTTATTGCATGGGGTCTTGGCTCTTGTCGCCTTGCTCGCGATGTCGGCCATAACGGTACTTACAACAAAAGAGTCGGGTATGGTAGATATCAACTTTACCGCACTTTTGATGGTGGCTGGCGGGGTATTAATAAGCCATTTTGTTATAGATGCAGTAAAGTCTTACGCGGGAACCACAACCTTAGCGTTTGCAATCGATCAAGCCGCACACATTGGCGTTATCGTTATTTTATGGGCAATACTTACTGCTCAGGTAGAAATATTATTTAAGCAAATATTACTGATTAGTCATCAGCATCTGGCCATACTCTTGGCGTACTTAATTATTTTAAAACCCACGTCTATTTTTATAAAACAACTCCTGTCGCCATGGAGTAAAGAGCTTGATGAGCATGCTAAACCAAAAACAACCAGCACATTAGTACAGCTTCCCATACAAAATACGCTTGCTATGGCCGGACAGCGAATTGGTTATTTAGAGCGTTTGCTTATTCTTACTTTTGTACTGATAAATCAATTTGCAGCAATAGGCTTTCTCCTTGCCGCTAAATCAATTTTTCGGTTTGGTGATTTGACGAAAAGCGAAGACAAAAAGCTAACGGAATATGTATTGCTGGGTACATTAACGAGTGTGGTAATTACGCTAGCGGTAGGGCTTACCGTTAGATGGTTTATTGGAAAACTTTAG
- a CDS encoding sensor domain-containing diguanylate cyclase produces MKPVEGIALLRQLPTCLLFKRLGETEFDVSIAFARQFGESCVSDAFLDSLRFFDPITKDELSGSYHPFAMAEETLHLCQWVRIQSYERGIQFFIESAVISVDNVSLVVINAKAVQNNLFIAPEESSPVGKHITFNGLLSTLSSQLINTTSDKIDSLIENILGAFGEFCDLDRCYLFEFYDDTKFACNTHEWVAAGVTPYKNDLQALPMESMPYFNRKIKQEGLFKVNNVAYLPDDAAGEKEEFERERICSILCAKIELDDGIFGFIGCDITGSPYTWRDYDVKYLQRIAQMLANTLQNAHNERALQEAKQQLIEANLKLAKLVNIDGLTGIANRRLFDDTLQSDIQRNIRRKTPLSLLLIDVDHFKIYNDCYGHVAGDNVLIQVAEILKKTCIGSDDVVARYGGEEFAVIMPFTDMSSALKVAERIRNNIEHAAIVFKQSMYNSKLTISLGVSTMSFNHPISPTELIQRADAALYLAKSLGRNRVEVWDAQETTLR; encoded by the coding sequence GTGAAGCCAGTTGAGGGCATAGCCTTATTACGTCAACTCCCTACATGTTTACTGTTCAAACGCCTTGGAGAAACAGAGTTTGACGTAAGCATTGCATTTGCGCGTCAGTTCGGTGAGTCATGTGTATCTGATGCGTTCTTAGACAGCTTACGTTTTTTCGATCCTATTACTAAAGATGAGCTGTCAGGCAGTTATCACCCCTTTGCCATGGCAGAGGAAACACTGCACCTTTGTCAGTGGGTTCGCATACAGTCTTATGAAAGAGGGATCCAATTTTTTATAGAAAGTGCCGTTATTAGTGTTGATAACGTTAGCTTAGTGGTTATTAACGCGAAGGCGGTTCAAAACAATTTATTCATCGCGCCAGAAGAGTCTTCACCTGTGGGTAAACACATCACGTTTAATGGGCTACTTTCAACTCTTTCTTCGCAACTGATTAACACTACCAGTGACAAAATCGATAGTCTTATCGAGAATATTTTGGGTGCATTCGGTGAATTCTGCGACCTTGACCGTTGCTATTTATTTGAATTTTATGATGACACAAAATTTGCCTGTAATACCCACGAATGGGTAGCCGCTGGAGTAACACCCTATAAAAACGATCTGCAAGCCTTACCCATGGAATCCATGCCTTATTTTAATAGAAAGATTAAGCAAGAAGGTCTTTTCAAAGTAAATAATGTGGCCTATTTACCAGATGACGCTGCAGGAGAAAAAGAGGAGTTTGAACGAGAGCGCATTTGCTCAATTCTTTGTGCCAAGATTGAATTAGATGATGGGATTTTTGGCTTTATTGGTTGTGATATCACTGGCAGCCCATACACGTGGCGTGATTATGATGTTAAGTATTTGCAGCGTATTGCCCAGATGTTGGCTAACACATTACAAAACGCGCATAACGAACGGGCACTGCAAGAAGCAAAGCAACAGCTTATTGAGGCCAACCTTAAGTTAGCAAAACTCGTTAATATAGATGGTTTAACCGGTATAGCGAACAGAAGACTGTTTGACGATACCTTACAAAGCGATATACAAAGAAACATTCGGCGTAAAACGCCGCTAAGCTTGTTGTTGATTGATGTCGATCACTTCAAAATTTACAACGACTGCTATGGGCATGTAGCAGGCGATAACGTTCTCATACAAGTTGCAGAAATATTAAAGAAAACCTGCATTGGCAGCGATGATGTGGTGGCAAGGTATGGTGGGGAAGAATTTGCTGTCATTATGCCTTTTACTGACATGAGTTCAGCGTTAAAAGTGGCCGAGCGTATTCGCAATAATATCGAACACGCGGCTATTGTGTTTAAGCAATCAATGTACAATAGTAAACTCACAATAAGCTTAGGGGTTTCTACAATGTCATTTAATCACCCCATAAGCCCTACCGAATTGATACAACGAGCCGATGCTGCTCTTTATTTGGCCAAATCGTTAGGACGTAATCGCGTCGAAGTTTGGGACGCCCAGGAAACAACGCTGCGCTAA
- a CDS encoding exopolysaccharide biosynthesis protein, translated as MNESISGLLDQLVDGDGGEKQSAGDIIARFEDRGFGPLLLIPSLIALLPTGAIPGVPSLCGITLFLICIQVALGRSTPWLPNKITQQEIKQDKLENAVDRANPYVKKTEKLLKPRLTLLSESPWKNMVAGYCAVASLCMIPLEVVPFAVALPAFALTLTAIGMTNRDGVFIGLGMIIQLGTVYVTLKISGLL; from the coding sequence ATGAATGAATCAATAAGTGGGCTGTTAGATCAATTAGTTGATGGAGATGGTGGCGAAAAACAAAGCGCAGGAGATATTATTGCTCGCTTTGAGGATAGAGGGTTTGGCCCACTATTGCTCATACCGTCGTTAATTGCACTGCTGCCAACCGGCGCTATCCCTGGCGTACCTTCTTTATGCGGTATCACCCTTTTTTTAATCTGTATACAAGTTGCATTAGGGAGAAGTACCCCGTGGTTACCAAACAAAATTACCCAGCAAGAAATAAAACAAGACAAGCTTGAAAATGCTGTAGATAGAGCCAATCCTTACGTTAAAAAAACCGAAAAGCTGTTAAAACCACGCTTAACACTACTATCAGAATCGCCATGGAAAAATATGGTTGCGGGTTATTGTGCTGTAGCATCACTGTGTATGATACCCCTTGAAGTTGTCCCTTTCGCCGTTGCACTACCAGCTTTCGCGCTAACATTGACCGCTATCGGCATGACCAACCGAGACGGGGTATTTATTGGCTTAGGGATGATAATTCAGTTGGGCACCGTTTATGTAACCCTCAAGATTTCTGGCTTATTGTAA
- a CDS encoding sterol desaturase family protein: MDNTVFVRVSLFLGIFAIMAVLEAWLPARQSVLGRASRWKGNLSMVVLGALCSKVVLPASLVGVALWGDNAGIGVFNNVNMNHWVAIALCVLLLDMVIYWQHRLFHKIPLLWRIHKMHHADSHVDTTTGLRFHPIEIVLSLFIKAAVVTTFGIPAIAIVIFEVGLNGFALFNHANIRLTQKWDDRIGKVFITQRLHRIHHSQLKAESNSNFGFSVSWWDKLFGSFKSRATKPDEDIAIGQKDYPATNDNAGIIALLKMPFNR; encoded by the coding sequence GTGGATAACACTGTATTTGTTCGAGTTAGTCTATTTTTAGGCATATTCGCGATAATGGCGGTGCTAGAAGCATGGTTGCCAGCGAGGCAATCGGTATTGGGGCGCGCCAGCCGGTGGAAAGGTAACTTGAGTATGGTGGTATTAGGTGCGCTGTGTTCAAAAGTGGTACTGCCTGCCAGTTTAGTGGGGGTAGCACTATGGGGAGATAACGCGGGCATAGGTGTGTTCAACAACGTGAATATGAACCATTGGGTTGCTATCGCCCTTTGTGTATTACTATTAGACATGGTGATTTATTGGCAGCATAGGCTGTTTCATAAAATTCCACTGTTATGGCGTATTCATAAAATGCACCACGCGGACAGTCACGTCGATACCACCACAGGGCTTCGCTTCCATCCTATCGAAATCGTGTTGAGCTTATTCATTAAAGCGGCGGTGGTTACCACCTTTGGAATACCTGCTATTGCAATTGTTATTTTCGAAGTGGGTTTGAACGGGTTTGCCTTATTTAACCATGCAAATATTCGACTGACTCAGAAGTGGGATGACAGAATAGGCAAGGTTTTCATTACCCAGCGGCTGCATCGCATTCACCATAGCCAGCTAAAAGCAGAGTCTAATTCCAATTTTGGCTTCAGCGTATCGTGGTGGGACAAACTATTTGGCAGTTTTAAAAGCCGTGCAACCAAGCCTGATGAAGATATTGCCATAGGCCAAAAAGACTACCCTGCAACAAACGATAATGCAGGCATAATAGCATTACTAAAAATGCCGTTTAATCGTTAA
- a CDS encoding CDP-alcohol phosphatidyltransferase family protein encodes MLDAKVTPYIKPLLRPMIVALSKACVTPNQVTLAGFVIGMLAVPAIINGWWVLAFICIVANRVFDGIDGELARFQQSSSSAGGFLDICLDFLFYAAVPLAFGVANPIEWGVPALVLMAAFVGTGSSFLAFAVAAEKFNIEKPQFKNKSFYYMQGLTEGTETILLFLAFCIWPAYFPVLAYVFASACGITIITRVYSGFTTLKAVEGIDDYCSNKDKEKS; translated from the coding sequence ATGTTAGATGCTAAAGTTACGCCTTATATAAAGCCGCTGTTAAGGCCTATGATAGTGGCGCTTAGCAAAGCCTGCGTTACTCCGAATCAAGTTACCTTGGCGGGTTTTGTTATTGGTATGTTGGCGGTTCCTGCCATTATCAATGGGTGGTGGGTATTGGCTTTTATATGCATTGTTGCAAATAGGGTATTCGACGGTATAGATGGCGAACTTGCTCGCTTTCAGCAAAGTAGCAGTAGTGCAGGTGGCTTTTTAGATATTTGTTTAGACTTTTTATTTTACGCAGCAGTGCCGTTAGCTTTTGGTGTTGCAAATCCTATTGAATGGGGCGTACCTGCGTTAGTGCTAATGGCCGCGTTTGTAGGAACCGGCAGTAGTTTTTTGGCTTTCGCCGTAGCAGCTGAAAAATTTAATATTGAAAAACCGCAGTTTAAGAATAAGAGCTTCTATTACATGCAGGGGCTTACCGAAGGCACCGAAACCATACTCTTGTTTTTAGCATTTTGTATATGGCCGGCGTATTTTCCGGTGTTGGCTTATGTTTTCGCGTCCGCGTGTGGCATTACCATCATCACCCGAGTTTACAGTGGTTTCACTACGCTTAAAGCCGTAGAAGGTATTGATGACTACTGTAGTAACAAAGATAAAGAGAAGTCATAG